One window of the Corticium candelabrum chromosome 7, ooCorCand1.1, whole genome shotgun sequence genome contains the following:
- the LOC134182101 gene encoding transcription factor HES-1-B-like, with product MSTNREPLQQHVTKPAQVKYSKPDVEKRRRARMNASLDELRNLLLSTLKMEGSRHSKLEKADILEMTVEHLRSIQRQRMSALPPSQENLIQRYRQGYNECAAEVTRYLMSCPDMDSAVRLRILAHLEVRCRSTNQLLQLKSEAASKARAHQLPYPLPVSSTHGNHYNSERVSRTTLCSPPNEVKTSDGWQPSSNQRVYGPVNLSFQSSGAFGSPFCDQTSTLIPAFRSSSDTHQSQSQSARHTQPEMQSAKTEVLPWIPMTPPESATTFALTPYGHFSPTGFPKGILQGDEVWRPW from the exons ATGTCGACAAACAGGGAGCCATTGCAGCAACATGTAACGAAACCT GCTCAAGTGAAATATTCAAAGCCAGACGTGGAGAAACGACGAAGAGCAAGGATGAACGCAAGTCTGGACGAGCTGAGAAATTTGCTTTTGTCGACATTGAAGATGGAG GGATCTCGTCATTCTAAGCTAGAGAAAGCTGATATTTTAGAAATGACCGTTGAACATCTTCGTTCAATTCAACGCCAAAGGATGTCAG CCCTGCCGCCGAGTCAGGAGAATCTCATCCAACGGTACCGCCAGGGATACAACGAATGTGCCGCAGAAGTGACGCGCTACTTGATGTCGTGCCCTGACATGGACTCAGCAGTGCGTTTGCGCATCCTTGCCCATTTGGAAGTGCGATGTCGCAGCACCAACCAATTGTTGCAACTCAAGAGTGAGGCAGCTAGCAAAGCACGCGCCCACCAGTTGCCGTATCCTTTACCCGTGTCATCAACACATGGGAATCACTACAATTCCGAGCGCGTGTCTCGCACGACTCTCTGCTCTCCACCAAATGAAGTGAAAACGTCTGATGGTTGGCAGCCCAGTTCTAACCAACGAGTCTATGGTCCTGTCAATCTGTCGTTTCAAAGCTCAGGAGCTTTTGGTAGCCCATTTTGCGATCAAACCTCCACTCTAATACCTGCATTTAGATCCTCTAGCGATACTCATCAGTCACAATCTCAGTcagccagacacacacaaccagaAATGCAGTCTGCCAAGACGGAAGTTCTACCTTGGATTCCCATGACACCTCCAGAGTCTGCAACAACATTCGCTCTAACGCCTTATGGACACTTTTCACCAACAGGCTTTCCAAAGGGTATCTTGCAGGGTGACGAAGTGTGGAGGCCTTGGTAG
- the LOC134182099 gene encoding uncharacterized protein LOC134182099 isoform X1, giving the protein MAETYTSLHRPERTASATSGKDLLCSGLSGSGSDTGPAATSEARAVHERGGVDELDISKSATDDEKASVGRKTPGISQFTAKVILDRQYCYVGVDCERKISFLDLDDAATGTSVSRGQLQVIVETGGSSLDKGLRRVRTVPENLLTDTIETDNKRRPAVQRENRLSYWNEPKYYPDDSQSVAKSVALKRVKQNLEEWEKQIVHIESCKFRSDKLLKHEVQKRNKKIAGLEASVEQHLSEIANLSNQKDLVSNQLKETSKELSIQESQVHELTHEVQEYHTAYEAAEQDKQGLSQQLTEVSEELERSENVRKRLNEEVTELQVQLDMERQRSKSCTLI; this is encoded by the exons ATGGCGGAAACGTATACATCTCTACACAGACCGGAACGAACTGCGTCTGCTACATCTGGCAAGGACCTACTGTGCAGTGGGTTATCAGGAAGTGGTTCTGACACCGGACCTGCTGCCACGAGCGAGGCCAGAGCCGTACACGAAAGGGGCGGGGTTGACGAATTAGACATTAGTAAATCTGCTACAGACGATGAAAAAGCTTCTGTAGGACGAAAGACGCCAGGTATCTCTCAGTTCACTGCAAAAGTCATTCTGGATAGACAGTACTGTTATGTAGGAGTTGATTGTGAAAGGAAAATTTCTTTTTTGGACTTGGATGATGCTGCAACCGGTACCAGTGTGTCGCGTGGCCAGCTGCAGGTGATAGTGGAAACGGGTGGCTCTAGTCTCGACAAAGGATTGCGGAGAGTGCGTACAGTGCCAGAAAatttattgacagacacaatagAGACTGATAACAAAAGAAGGCCAGCAGTTCAGCGGGAAAACAGACTTTCTTATTGGAATGAACCGAAGTATTACCCTGATGACTCACAGTCAG TTGCTAAGTCTGTTGCTTTAAAGCGAGTAAAACAAAATCTAGAAGAATGGGAAAAACAAATTGTTCACATTGAGAGCTGCAAATTTAGATCAG ACAAGCTGCTAAAGCATGAAGTACAGAAGCGTAACAAAAAGATTGCAGGACTTGAAGCCTCAGTTGAGCAGCATCTGTCTGAGATTGCAAATCTATCAAATCAGAAAGATCTGGTTTCAAACCAACTG AAAGAGACATCAAAAGAGTTGTCTATACAAGAGAGCCAG GTACACGAGCTGACTCATGAGGTACAAGAGTATCATACAGCATATGAAGCAGCTGAACAAGACAAGCAAGGCCTG AGTCAGCAGCTGACTGAGGTGAGTGAAGAGTTAGAACGGAGTGAAAACGTTCGGAAACGTCTGAATGAAGAGGTAACTGAACTCCAAGTACAGCTGGACATGGAAAGGCAAAGGAGCAAATCTTGTACTCTGATTTAA
- the LOC134182098 gene encoding D-glucuronyl C5-epimerase-like: MLVRRRKRCIFVLVAVCIPAVCLTLYYKYVFDVKSHLSSRFVSFRRKLNFGSALNDKENEHDDRHLKRLTVIVNNGHQANVTGLKNGSSVYLPFAFVRRYFDVYGDLDEKNDNIFHFNHAYGKRPPVEKYNSTGVYMDFNHVCVENRDRVKYVSGTDNVPLSIQWNKEGYVYPTQVAQYCLAHYSRWVSEVPQHELLIENGSGQKNRWVVSNEEQMSIQSIRSRERRSYVLEFNTLNGGQDDEQVDGVSTKIDRRVKFPVFVFPVKFFAPSNVSFRIELNTGKEYVLVYSWSYDHFLHRTDTIIYYGIGQCKEWHTVARNVVLDVYKGVMLGLKPSKARDVRQWNIVRLLSISLSGHGQLDSLILLDKGHIYQMKAGADWLVNNVDENGGWPVNIKRVIVPGMSVAPGWYSAMGQGQAMSCLCRLYKHTGNRKYLDAALKATKVFDVLSENRGVLARFAGTIPWYEEYPTQPPSFVLNGFMYSLIGLYDLSQVASHPVNSNAKRLYEQGLASLRKLLLLYDLGLRTAYDLRHISLYSAPRVARWDYHIVHVTQLLTLGTIDHSTLLWNMTAERWELYMHGYRAPHN; encoded by the coding sequence ATGCTTGTCAGACGGCGAAAGAGATGTATCTTTGTTCTAGTAGCCGTTTGTATTCCAGCAGTTTGTTTAACTTTGTACTACAAGTATGTTTTCGATGTAAAGAGCCATTTGTCTTCTCGCTTTGTATCTTTTAGAAGAAAACTGAACTTTGGAAGTGCATTGAATGACAAGGAAAATGAACATGATGATAGACACTTGAAGCGTTTGACTGTCATAGTGAACAACGGCCATCAAGCTAATGTGACGGGGTTGAAGAATGGATCTAGTGTCTATCTTCCTTTCGCTTTCGTACGCCGTTACTTCGATGTTTACGGTGATCTGGACGAGAAGAATGACAACATCTTTCACTTCAATCACGCTTATGGAAAACGTCCACCCGTCGAGAAGTATAATTCGACCGGCGTCTATATGGACTTCAATCATGTGTGCGTTGAGAATAGAGACAGAGTGAAGTACGTATCTGGTACAGATAATGTTCCCTTGTCTATCCAATGGAATAAAGAGGGATACGTTTATCCTACTCAAGTTGCTCAGTACTGTCTAGCACATTACTCACGTTGGGTAAGTGAAGTTCCACAGCATGAACTGCTGATTGAAAATGGAAGTGGACAGAAGAATAGGTGGGTCGTGTCCAACGAAGAGCAGATGAGTATTCAGAGCATCAGGTCTAGGGAAAGAAGATCGTATGTATTAGAATTTAATACTTTGAATGGGGGGCAAGATGATGAGCAAGTTGATGGAGTATCGACCAAGATTGATCGTCGAGTGAAATTTCCAGTGTTTGTATTTCCTGTCAAATTCTTTGCTCCAAGCAATGTCTCATTTCGTATTGAGTTGAATACTGGCAAGGAGTATGTGTTGGTCTACTCGTGGTCTTATGATCATTTTCTTCACAGGACGGATACTATAATATACTATGGTATTGGTCAATGCAAAGAGTGGCATACTGTTGCACGTAATGTTGTGCTGGATGTGTATAAAGGTGTCATGCTTGGTTTGAAACCAAGTAAGGCACGAGATGTCAGACAGTGGAACATTGTTCGTCTCTTGAGCATATCCTTGTCTGGTCACGGTCAACTTGACAGTTTGATATTACTTGACAAGGGACACATATACCAAATGAAAgcaggagctgattggctagTGAACAATGTAGATGAAAATGGAGGGTGGCCAGTCAATATCAAACGAGTAATTGTTCCTGGTATGTCTGTAGCACCAGGATGGTACTCAGCAATGGGTCAAGGGCAAGCGATGTCATGTCTATGTAGACTTTATAAACACACTGGAAACAGAAAATATCTTGATGCAGCGTTAAAGGCCACAAAAGTTTTTGATGTACTGTCGGAGAATCGAGGAGTACTGGCTCGATTTGCTGGTACTATCCCATGGTATGAAGAATACCCAACTCAACCACCATCATTTGTTCTCAATGGCTTTATGTACTCTCTGATTGGCTTATATGATTTAAGTCAAGTTGCTTCTCATCCTGTCAACTCCAATGCAAAACGACTGTATGAGCAAGGTCTAGCATCATTACGGAAACTCCTGTTGCTTTATGATTTAGGTTTGCGCACAGCGTATGATTTGAGGCATATTTCTTTGTACTCAGCTCCTCGTGTGGCTCGTTGGGACTATCACATTGTCCATGTTACGCAGCTACTGACTCTTGGAACAATCGATCACAGCACTTTGCTGTGGAATATGACTGCTGAGAGGTGGGAGTTATACATGCACGGATACCGAGCTCCACACAATTGA
- the LOC134182099 gene encoding cingulin-like isoform X2, with protein MAETYTSLHRPERTASATSGKDLLCSGLSGSGSDTGPAATSEARAVHERGGVDELDISKSATDDEKASVGRKTPGVDCERKISFLDLDDAATGTSVSRGQLQVIVETGGSSLDKGLRRVRTVPENLLTDTIETDNKRRPAVQRENRLSYWNEPKYYPDDSQSVAKSVALKRVKQNLEEWEKQIVHIESCKFRSDKLLKHEVQKRNKKIAGLEASVEQHLSEIANLSNQKDLVSNQLKETSKELSIQESQVHELTHEVQEYHTAYEAAEQDKQGLSQQLTEVSEELERSENVRKRLNEEVTELQVQLDMERQRSKSCTLI; from the exons ATGGCGGAAACGTATACATCTCTACACAGACCGGAACGAACTGCGTCTGCTACATCTGGCAAGGACCTACTGTGCAGTGGGTTATCAGGAAGTGGTTCTGACACCGGACCTGCTGCCACGAGCGAGGCCAGAGCCGTACACGAAAGGGGCGGGGTTGACGAATTAGACATTAGTAAATCTGCTACAGACGATGAAAAAGCTTCTGTAGGACGAAAGACGCCAG GAGTTGATTGTGAAAGGAAAATTTCTTTTTTGGACTTGGATGATGCTGCAACCGGTACCAGTGTGTCGCGTGGCCAGCTGCAGGTGATAGTGGAAACGGGTGGCTCTAGTCTCGACAAAGGATTGCGGAGAGTGCGTACAGTGCCAGAAAatttattgacagacacaatagAGACTGATAACAAAAGAAGGCCAGCAGTTCAGCGGGAAAACAGACTTTCTTATTGGAATGAACCGAAGTATTACCCTGATGACTCACAGTCAG TTGCTAAGTCTGTTGCTTTAAAGCGAGTAAAACAAAATCTAGAAGAATGGGAAAAACAAATTGTTCACATTGAGAGCTGCAAATTTAGATCAG ACAAGCTGCTAAAGCATGAAGTACAGAAGCGTAACAAAAAGATTGCAGGACTTGAAGCCTCAGTTGAGCAGCATCTGTCTGAGATTGCAAATCTATCAAATCAGAAAGATCTGGTTTCAAACCAACTG AAAGAGACATCAAAAGAGTTGTCTATACAAGAGAGCCAG GTACACGAGCTGACTCATGAGGTACAAGAGTATCATACAGCATATGAAGCAGCTGAACAAGACAAGCAAGGCCTG AGTCAGCAGCTGACTGAGGTGAGTGAAGAGTTAGAACGGAGTGAAAACGTTCGGAAACGTCTGAATGAAGAGGTAACTGAACTCCAAGTACAGCTGGACATGGAAAGGCAAAGGAGCAAATCTTGTACTCTGATTTAA